Below is a genomic region from Herpetosiphonaceae bacterium.
TTTTGGAGCGCCTTGAGATACACCATGGCTTTGGCGTAGAACATTAATACTGCCTCGCGGTAGATCTGGAACTGGACATAGGGGGACACCGTAACGCCCCGTCCCCGATCAATCTGTTTGTGGTGCAACTCATCCTCGGAGAACCCGCGGATGACGGTCTCGAATTCGTGATCAAGCGTCGTGTACCAGGCCAGGAGGCGCGCGACGCTGGTGGCGAGGTCTGGCTCCGTGGTGCGATGGGACCACTCGTGGGTGAAGGTTTTGAAGGACTGGATATAGCTATACTCCACGTCGCCCATCTCCCGGCACAACGCACCGAGGGTTGGATTATCGCCCGGCAGCTGATAGGCCAAGTCGCCATCGGTCAACGTCTGCAGCAGATCGTACCGCAGGCGTTGGGTTTCGTGTAACGGAAACTCGTTTTCAAGCAGACTGTTCATCCACCGCTCCATTCGCTACGTGCGCCGGCAAGCATAGACCAAAGGTGCTGCTGCGGTCAAGGTCGTGGGGGCCAGGTGGGTGCGGGATGTAGAGGACGCCTTTCGGCCTGAGCGTGATCAGCGGCTCCGGCGCGATCGTCTGCCCCGGCACCAGCGCAAACGTCACGCGCTGGACAAGCGTAGCGAGGATGAGCTGCGCTTCCATCATCGCGAAGTGTTGGCCGATGCAGCTGTGTCTGGCAGCACTGAAGGGCAGATAGGCGTCGTGTGGAAGCTTCCCATCACGTTCTGTCGTCTAGCAGCGCTGCTAGAATGTTTCTCGACATACAGGACATACGACCATCCCCTGCTGTTCTTCAAGGCGACGCATCATCAGCTGCGACAGCATCGACACGGTGTTGCCTTGATGGTAGGTGTGTATGCCTTGCCGGACGATCTCAATCGCTCCCACCGTTCGGCGTGGCAACT
It encodes:
- a CDS encoding DinB family protein → MNSLLENEFPLHETQRLRYDLLQTLTDGDLAYQLPGDNPTLGALCREMGDVEYSYIQSFKTFTHEWSHRTTEPDLATSVARLLAWYTTLDHEFETVIRGFSEDELHHKQIDRGRGVTVSPYVQFQIYREAVLMFYAKAMVYLKALQKPINDQWRAWIG